Proteins found in one Zea mays cultivar B73 chromosome 1, Zm-B73-REFERENCE-NAM-5.0, whole genome shotgun sequence genomic segment:
- the LOC100285683 gene encoding appr-1-p processing enzyme family protein, with translation MQHRSPEAASASASPTAAAVEAMAPGVGGVEPAVTLDQVPRWSDPDQRISLLSPTAAGSETPASSFLSFSDPLTGDDAAAGAGGRGASRFPVDYEINSKIYLWRGHPWNLEVDAVVNSTNENLDEAHSSPGLHAAAGSGLAEECATLGGCRTGMAKMTNAYDLPARKVIHTVGPKYAVKYHTAAENALSHCYRSCLELLIENGLESIATGCIYTEAKNYPREPAAHVAIRTVRRFLEKQKDKITAIVFCTISSSDTEIYKRLLPLYFPRDKQEEEIAALKLPADVGDENGETVIDERKIRIKPLPAGEANSKTPIPTLADIPLPDSSLTRRRNSFKLDSYLDPAFMSIIKDPDLRRKEQWEKSQANKGLNLANMLGFGDLGSPPLSAAEEYSLHSRYLAKANSMNLSDVAEMKIIYRGGVDSEGRPVMVIVGAHFLLRCLDLERFVLYVVKEFESLIQKPYTIVYFHSVASLQPQPDLGFMKRLQQILGRKHKKNLHTIYILHPTLGLRTAVMAMQLFVDGEVWKKVVYVDRLVQLFRYVPREQLTIPDFVFQHDLEVNGGKGIIVDPRTKHIYQRPSG, from the exons ATGCAGCACCGCTCGCCGGAGGCGGCTTCGGCATCCGCCTCCCCGACGGCCGCGGCGGTGGAGGCCATGGCGCCGGGCGTCGGCGGGGTTGAGCCGGCCGTGACGCTCGACCAGGTTCCGCGCTGGAGCGACCCGGACCAGCGCATCTCCCTGCTGTCCCCCACCGCCGCCGGATCCGAGACCCCGGCCTCGTCCTTCCTCTCCTTCTCCGACCCGCTCACCGGCGACGACGCGGCCGCGGGGGCCGGGGGCCGTGGCGCGTCGCGGTTCCCCGTCGATTACGAGATCAACTCGAAGATCTACCTCTGGCGAGGCCATCCGTGGAACCTCGAGGTCGACGCCGTCGTCAACTCCACCAACGAG AACTTGGACGAAGCTCATAGCAGTCCTGGGCTCCACGCTGCTGCAGGTTCGGGGCTCGCCGAGGAGTGCGCCACCCTG GGTGGCTGCCGCACTGGGATGGCTAAGATGACAAATGCTTATGATTTGCCTGCCAG GAAGGTCATCCATACTGTGGGCCCAAAATATGCTGTAAAGTATCACACAGCTGCAGAGAATGCGCTTAGCCACTGCTACAGGTCTTGTCTAGAACTGCTCATTGAGAATGGCCTTGAAAG CATTGCTACTGGCTGCATTTACACAGAAGCCAAGAATTATCCTCGTGAACCAGCTGCTCATGTGGCAATAA GAACTGTGAGACGTTTTCTGGAGAAACAAAAGGACAAAATAACAGCTATTGTCTTCTGTACGATATCATCATCTGACACAGAGATATATAAGAG GTTGCTTCCACTATATTTCCCTCGGGACAAGCAAGAAGAAGAGATAGCCGCATTGAAACTTCCAGCTGATGTTGGGGATGAGAATGGTGAGACAGTAATAGATGAAAGGAAAATAAGAATAAAGCCCTTGCCTGCTGGGGAAGCAAATAGCAAAACACCAATTCCTACACTTGCAGATATCCCGCTTCCTGATTCGAGTTTGACACGTAGAAG GAATTCTTTCAAGTTGGACTCATATTTGGATCCTGCTTTTATGTCTATAATTAAGGATCCTGATCTCCGACGCAAGGAGCAATGGGAAAAATCTCAGGCAAACAAGGGACTTAACTTGGCTAACATGCTTGGGTTTGGTGATCTTGGCAGTCCACCATTATCTGCTGCTGAAGAATATTCACTTCATTCACGATACCTTGCTAAAGCGAATTCTATGAATCTGTCAGATGTTGCTGAAATGAAAATAAT TTACCGTGGAGGAGTTGATAGTGAAGGGCGTCCAGTTATGGTCATTGTTGGTGCTCACTTTCTTCTTCGCTGCTTGGATCTGGAACGATTTGTTCTATATGTAGTAAAG GAATTTGAATCTCTGATTCAGAAGCCTTACACAATTGTCTATTTCCACTCTGTGGCATCATTACAACC ACAGCCTGATTTAGGATTCATGAAACGGTTACAACAGATACTAGGTCGGAAGCATAAAAAAAATCTTCAT ACTATATACATACTCCACCCGACACTGGGACTGAGAACAGCCGTTATGGCGATGCAACTTTTTGTTGACGGGGAG GTCTGGAAGAAAGTTGTATATGTCGACAGACTTGTGCAGCTATTCAGATATGTACCACGTGAACAGCTCACCATTCCTGATTTTGTGTTCCA GCATGACCTTGAAGTGAATGGTGGAAAGGGCATAATCGTTGACCCAAGAACAAAGCATATCTACCAGAGACCATCTGGTTGA